A stretch of the Drosophila subpulchrella strain 33 F10 #4 breed RU33 unplaced genomic scaffold, RU_Dsub_v1.1 Primary Assembly Seq24, whole genome shotgun sequence genome encodes the following:
- the LOC119559429 gene encoding probable cytochrome P450 6w1 — MSVELTLLLATLTIVFYIWQRRVFTFWKRHGVRYIRPLPLLGSTGEFLTARVPFFEQIQKFHEAPGFETNPFVGVYMAYRPALVIRDLDLIKTVMIKKFQYFNNRVVQTDPHRDALGFNNLFFSRSPAWRELRTRISPAFTTGKIKQMYPLMVKIGKNLEDSVERLGSGSNVQVKDLCARFTTDLIATIAFGLEANALQNAKSEFFYHNKAIFTMTLGRAIDFAIIFMLPALAPLARVKLFSRETTKFIRTSINYVLAEREKSGEKRNDLVDILLALKREAAANPEKSQKAIDLDYLVAQAAIFQTAGFETSSSTMTLTLYELARNVALQDRLRQEIADFFGDEDHVSYERIQEMPYLSQVVNETLRMYPIVGYIERECSQPADGERFTLDPFHNMEVPHGMPIYMSTLAVHRDPHYWPDPDKFDPERFSPANRYNLNMDAYMPFGIGPRNCIGMRLGLLQSKLGLVHLLRHNQVRTCDQTVKKIEWAATSPVMASKHDIVLRLEKVFD; from the exons ATGTCAGTCGAGCTAACGCTTCTTCTCGCCACATTAACGATCGTTTTCTACATTTGGCAGAGACGGGTCTTTACCTTTTGGAAGCGCCATGGTGTTAGATACATTCGCCCACTGCCCCTTCTGGGCAGCACCGGTGAATTTCTTACCGCACGAGTTCCGTTCTTCGAGCAGATCCAAAAGTTCCACGAAGCCCCTGGCTTCGAAACTAATCCTTTCGTAGGCGTGTACATGGCTTATCGTCCGGCTCTAGTTATTCGCGATCTAGATCTGATCAAGACTGTGATGATCAAGAAGTTTCAATACTTCAACAATCGCGTGGTGCAGACAGACCCGCACAGAGACGCCCTTGGCTTTAACAACCTCTTCTTTTCTCGCAGTCCTGCGTGGAGAGAGTTACGAACTAGGATCTCTCCTGCCTTTACCACAGGCAAGATTAAGCAAATGTATCCTCTTATGGTGAAG ATTGGAAAGAATCTGGAAGACAGCGTGGAACGCCTGGGTAGCGGCTCGAACGTTCAGGTCAAGGATCTATGCGCCCGCTTCACCACTGACCTAATAGCCACCATAGCCTTCGGTCTGGAGGCCAACGCTCTGCAGAACGCAAAGAGCGAGTTCTTCTACCACAACAAGGCTATCTTCACGATGACCTTAGGTAGGGCCATCGATTTTGCCATAATTTTCATGCTGCCGGCTCTGGCGCCGCTAGCCCGCGTGAAACTCTTTTCTAGGGAAACCACCAAGTTTATCCGAACCAGCATCAACTACGTACTGGCAGAACGCGAGAAGTCTGGTGAAAAGCGAAATGACCTTGTGGATATCCTTCTGGCTCTGAAGCGGGAGGCTGCCGCCAATCCGGAGAAGTCGCAAAAGGCAATCGATCTAGATTACCTGGTGGCCCAGGCGGCTATTTTTCAGACAGCCGGGTTTGAAACTAGCTCCTCCACAATGACGCTAACACTTTACGAGTTGGCCAGGAACGTGGCTCTGCAGGACCGCCTGCGGCAGGAAATCGCCGACTTTTTCGGAGACGAGGATCATGTCAGCTACGAACGCATTCAGGAGATGCCCTACCTGTCTCAGGTCGTCAACGAGACACTGCGCATGTATCCGATTGTGGGCTACATTGAACGAGAATGCTCTCAGCCTGCGGATGGTGAACGGTTCACCCTTGACCCATTTCACAACATGGAGGTGCCGCATGGAATGCCCATCTACATGTCGACTCTTGCGGTCCATCGGGATCCCCACTACTGGCCAGACCCGGATAAGTTCGACCCGGAGCGGTTTAGTCCGGCGAACCGCTATAACCTCAACATGGACGCCTACATGCCGTTCGGTATAGGTCCTCGCAACTGCATCGGTATGCGATTGGGTTTGCTGCAGTCAAAACTGGGACTTGTCCACCTTTTGCGTCACAACCAGGTCCGCACGTGCGACCAGACCGTTAAGAAGATTGAGTGGGCTGCTACTAGTCCGGTTATGGCCTCCAAGCACGACATTGTCCTTCGACTGGAAAAGGTTTTTGATTAG